The following nucleotide sequence is from Alphaproteobacteria bacterium.
ATAGAACTGCTTCCCTTCCGGGCCGCCATAGACGTGCATGCCGGGGCTGAAAAGCTCCGTGCGGATATAGAGCGACATTCCCAGGCCGATGAGCCCCGCGACGACCGCGAAGACCAGGTACATCGTGCCGATGTCCTTGTGGTTGGTCGAATAGACGTAGCGTCGCCATCCGGTCGGATGGGAAGCACCATGTGGGTCTGTCGTATGAGCCATATTTGGACCTCTCGGAATCGCTCAGCGTATGGTCGCGGTTTGGGCAAGCTGCGCGTCCGCGGCGGCATTCGAATTCGCGGCCTGCTTTTTCTTGTCGGCGAGCCACTTCGCATAATCGTCCTTCGAAACCGCGCGAATCTCGATCGGCATGAAGCCGTGATTGACGCCGCAAAGCTGAAAGCACTGTCCGTAATAGGTTCCTTCGCGCTCGATATTCATCCACGTCTCGTTAAGGCGGCCGGGGACCGCGTTGAGGTTCACACCAAGCGCCGGCATCGTCCATGCGTGCATTACGTCTTCGGACGCGATCAGGAGCCGGATGTTGGTATTGACCGGCACGACCACCGGATTATCGACGGTGAGGAGGCGCGGCTGGCCCTGCTTCAGGTCGGCGTCCTCGACGAGAATGCTGTCGAACGTAACCTTGTCGTCTGGGTACTCGTAGGACCAGTACCACTGATGGCCAATAGCCTTGAGCGTCATCTGTGCGTCCGCTGTCTTGTCCGCATAGTAAAGCAGCTTGAACGACGGTATCGCGATGACCACCAGGATCATGATCGGCACGACTGTCCACAGGATTTCGATGAATGTGTGGTGCGCCGTCTTGCTCGGGACCGGGTTGCGGCTTTCACGAAAGCGCCATATCACGTAGACGAGGAGGGCGAGCACAAAGAGTGTGATAAGCGTGATGATCCACAACAGCATTGTGTGGAAGCTGTCGATTCGCTCCGCCGTCAGCGAGGCCGCTGGTTGCAGTCCGATCTCCCAAGGTCGCGGTTCTTCCGCGCAAGCGCTGCCTGCCTGGAGACCGGCCACGCACAGCGCCAGCAATCCAAGTGCTGCATGACGGATTTTCAATGTCATTTCTCCTCGCCCCGATGGCGTTCTGATCAGGAGCCCGACCGCCGGCGGATCAAGATGCATTAGAGGGGCCGGTGCCGCGCGGCGCCCAGCATACCAGCACTGCTTCGATCCTGCCCACGGGCGTTCTCCCCAAGCGGGCCGACAATACAATAGGCCCTGCTTGGCGAACAACCAGCCCGCTTTGCCTTGCCGTGCAAGTCGCGCGCGCGCACGCGCGTAAGGCGACCCATGCAACGCTGCGAAAACCTTCGCATTCCGCGGACTTGCGCTATTTATGCGACGATATGTCGCACGAATTCTTCGCGCCCTCAAGGGCCTAGGCGCAGGTATGCGTTCGGCGGCCCCGAGTGCGAAAGAGAGACAATCGGGCCGCATCCAGCGATGGTGGCAATCCCGCGCCTGTCCGGGTTGTGCGATCGGGCACCGGCTTGCCCACGAAGCAGTCAATGAGGCGAATTCAATGCTCAACGAGAATGCCGTCGACGAGGAGAAACATGACCCATCTCCCGCCGGCGGATCGGCCGCATTGAACGGCGCTTATGGCAGCCGCCTCATTTTTGCAAGGGAAACGGGTGACAATCGTCACAGCGCAACCCACTTATATGCTGCGAAACTTCCCGCCTGACGGAGCGTTTTCTTAAAACGCGATCGGCGCGTTCGAGCCACAGCAGTGTCGAGAAAGGTCCACCATGTCAGACCGCACCATCGCCGAAGACATCTTTTTCAATCGCGCCGGCCTCGATCGCGGGCGTATTCAGGGTGTCGTCGACGAATCGCTTAAGAACGCCGATGACGGCGAGCTGTTCCTCCAATATAGCCAGTCGGAAGCCCTCGCCTTCGACGACGGCCACCTCAAGAGCGCATCCTTCGACACGACGCAAGGCTTCGGCCTGCGCGCCGTGGTGGACGATGCCGTCGGCTATGCCCATGCCTCGGAGCTTTCGGAAGACGCTATCCGGCGGGCAAGTATGACGGTCAAGGCGGTCGAAGCGGGCCACGGCGGTACGCTCGCGGCGCACCCGCTAGGCACCAATCGCCACCTCTATACGGATGAAAACCCCCTCCTCGGCGTCGATTTCGAGCGCAAGGTGAAGCTGCTCGCCAAGATGGATGCTTATGCGCGCGGCCTCGACCCGCGTGTGCGTCAAGTCATGGTCTCTCTACTCGGTTCCTGGCAGGCCGTTGCGATCCTTCGCCAGGGCGGGCACCAGACGGCGGATTTCCGCCCCCTCGTCCGCCTCAACGTCTCGATTGTCGTCGGCGACGGCGACCGGCGGGAAACCGGCACCGAAGGGCGCGGCGGGCGCGTTGGATACGAGATGCTGCTGGACACCGCGAACTGGCAAGGCCAGGTACGAGAGGCGTTGCGTCAAGCCCTCGTCAACCTCGATTCAGTCCACGCACCTGCAGGCGAGATGCCGGTCGTCCTTGGGCCGGGCTGGCCCGGGATACTCCTTCATGAGGCGATCGGTCACGGGCTCGAGGGCGACTTCAACCGCAAGAAGACTTCAGCCTTTGCCGGGCTCCTGGGCCAGCGCATTGCAAGTCCGGGCGTGACCGTCGTCGATGACGGAACCCTCCCCGACCGACGCGGCTCTCTTACCATCGATGACGAAGGGACACCGTCGCAACGCACGGTTTTGATCGAGCACGGCATTCTCGTCGGCTTTATGCAGGATCGCCAGAATGCCCGCCTCATGGGCATGAAGCCGACGGGCAACGGGCGGCGGCAGAGCTTTGCCCATCACCCTATGCCACGCATGACCAACACCTATATGCTTGCCGGCGCCCACGAACCCGAAGAAATCGTCCGCTCGGTCAAGCGAGGGCTTTATGCGGTCAATTTCGGCGGCGGGCAGGTCGACATCACGTCCGGCAAGTTCGTCTTCACGGCGTCCGAGGCCTACCTGATCGAGAACGGAAAGGTCGGGCCGGCCGTCAAGGGTGCGACCCTCGTCGGAAATGGACCCGACGTGCTGACCCACGTCAAGATGATCGGCAACGACATGGCGCTCGATCACGGTGTGGGGACCTGCGGCAAGGAAGGCCAAGGCGTGCCGGTTGGCGTCGGCCAACCGACGCTTCTGATCGATCGCCTGACGGTCGGCGGTACGGCCGCATGAGCAAGCTCTTCTCCGCGCAAGCGTTTCGTCACCGCGGACGGGGGCGCGTTCGACCCTTTTAAAAGCCCCGAAATTCCCTCGGACACTCGCCTGAACGGGGCAACCGCGCGGATCAAGCCCAGTTGCGCCTCGCGCCAAGGACCCGTACAACTACGGCTGATGACGACGCGGCCGTTCCTTCATGCTTTGCTTATTGTCGCGGTGCTCACCTTGGCGGCGCGGGTTGCCGGCGCGTTACCGCCCGGGCTCGTGACCAAACGCAGCCCCTACGACGTAACTCAGACCCTCGACCGCCTCGAGGACCTCCTCAAGAAGAACGGCTTCACGATCGAAGCGCGGGTCGACGACCGCGCGATTGCGAAAAAGGGCGGGGAGACGATCGGCGCGGCCGAAACACTTTCGATCTCAAAGGCAGATTTCGACGCCGGGCTCCTGAAGAGCGAGCGCACGATCGCCCTCGATCTGCCATTACGCATTGTTGCTTGGGAGGATGCGAGCGGCCGCGTTTCACTCGCCTATCCCGACCTGGATCGCCTCGTCCAGCGATACAATATCACCAACCAGCCGGTCGCCGTCGAGCACTTGGCGCAACTCCTCGACCAGCTCACCGACGAAGCGGTGAAGCCTTAGATCCTTGCAGTCTCAACCGGCCCTAAGCCGTCGCGTCCATGCGTCGAGTGAGGTCAACAGGTCCTTGATAAGTCCGCGCGCCGTCTCATCGACAAGCTTGCCGTTGGCGTCGAACTTGTCATGGCAGGCCGGTATCATGACCTCGGGTTTATTGATCGGGTACAAATTGAGGAACACGCACGTCTGGCGCAAATGATACTGCGCGCGCGCGGTACCGGTCATGCCCACACTTGCGCCCATCATCGCGCAAGGCTTGCCATTGAAAGGCTGATCGGGCGGACGGGAGACCCAGTCGATGACGTTCTTGAGGACACCCGACATCGAGTAGTTGTATTCGGGCGTGACGAAGAGAAGTGCGTCGGCCGCCTTGACCTTGGCGCGGAGTTCCTCAACCGGCCTCGGAAAACCCGCCGCGCGCACGTCTTCGTTGTATAGCGGGATCGGCGCGATATCGTAGGTCTCAATCTTAATGCTTGGCGGCGCAAGCTCGATTGCCGTCCTGAGCGCCATCTTGTTGTACGACCCTTTGCGCAAACTCCCGCAAAAGCCCAAAACGTTAATCGGCTTGTCGTCGGCCACGCTCACGCTCCCTCACCCGAAACCGTCGCCCGAACGGTCAATAGTGGCACTCGCGAAAGACCTGCTGAAGATTTTCTCCCCAACGATTTGCGTAGGCGTCGAGCAGGGTATCGGCGAGCGTCCGGCCCGAACGCGCGATCTGCCACAGGACATCGAGGAAAGCGCACTCGTCCGACGCAAAGCCTCCCGCGGCCGCCCGGCGCTTCAACCCGCCCGCTGCGATCTCGAGCACGTCGAGTGCAACCTCGCGCAAAGTGCGTCCGCGGAAGGGTGTTTTCAGCGCGCGCTTTGGCACTTCGCGGCGAAGCTCGTCGTGCTCCGCGATGGTCCAGTCCTTGACGAGCTGCCATGCCGCATCCTGGGCGACGCGGTCGTAAAGCAATCCGACCCAGAGCGCAGGCAGCGCGCATAGGACACGCCACGGACCGCCGTCGGCTCCTCGCATTTCGAGATAGCGCTTGAGACGCACCTCGGGAAACGCGGTCGTCATGTGATCGGACCAGTCGCCGATTCTCGGCCGCTCGCCGGGAAGGGCGGGCAATTTTCCTGCCAGGAAATCACGGAACGATTGTCCGCTCGCATCGATATATTTGCCATCCCGGTAGACGAAATACATGGGCACGTCGAGGAGATAGTCGGTGTAGCGTTCGAAGCCCATTCCCGGCTCGAACACAAACGGGAGCATCCCACACCGGTCTGGGTCCGTGTCGGTCCATACGTGGCTGCGGTAGGAGAGAAATCCGTTGGGCCTGCCTTCGGTGAAAGGGGAATTGGCGAAAAGGGCGACAGCAAGCGGCTGGAGGGCGAGGCTCACACGGAATTTTTCGACCATGTCCGCCTCGGATGCAAAGTCGAGATTGACTTGCACGGTACAGGTCCGGAGCATCATGTCGAGACCGAGCTTGCCCTTCTTCGGCATGTATTCGCGCATGATCTTGTAGCGGCCCTTGGGCATCCACGGAATGTCCGCGCGCTTGGCGGTCGGATGAAAGCCAAGTCCAATGAGCTCGAAGCCGAGAGCCTCGCCAATCTCCTTTGCCTCGTGAAGGTGGTGATGCACCTCAGCACAGGTTTCGTGGAGCGTGCGCACGGGCGCTCCCGAAAGCTCAAGCTGTCCGCCCGGCTCAAGGGTGATTGCGCACTGATCCTTGCTGAGGGCGACGATGTTGCCGCCCTCGACTACCGGTTTCCAGCCAAAGCGCTCCTCAAAGCCCATCAATATGTCGCGCACGCCACCGCGTTCTTCATAGGACAGCGGCTTGAGGGTTTTCCGATGAAATGTGAACTTCTCGTGCTCGGTGCCGATTCGCCAATCGGACATCGACTTGCACCCAGCGGCGAGGTACTCCACCAGTTGGGCCTTGTTTTCGATGGGCGCTCCGCTCGAGATGGGCGGTCCAGACATTGGGAAGCCTTCGAATTATCGTTGGATTCGTCTTGCGGGCGTATGCGCGCGATCACGGCACCAATCACCCACGAGCGCTTGCCAGCAAGCAAGCACGGCGAGCGCCGCAGTATCGGCCCGGAGCACACGCGGTCCCAAACCGACGGGCGTAACAATGGGATTATTTCTCAAGCGGTCAAGCTCTTCCGATGAAAATCCGCCTTCGGGGCCGATCAGCGCGGCCGCGGGCTCTTCTGCCAAGGGCGGCGCTTTTCCAGCCGGCCGGAGAGCTTCGGCGATTGGAAGCCCGCCCCCGC
It contains:
- the tldD gene encoding metalloprotease TldD, with product MSDRTIAEDIFFNRAGLDRGRIQGVVDESLKNADDGELFLQYSQSEALAFDDGHLKSASFDTTQGFGLRAVVDDAVGYAHASELSEDAIRRASMTVKAVEAGHGGTLAAHPLGTNRHLYTDENPLLGVDFERKVKLLAKMDAYARGLDPRVRQVMVSLLGSWQAVAILRQGGHQTADFRPLVRLNVSIVVGDGDRRETGTEGRGGRVGYEMLLDTANWQGQVREALRQALVNLDSVHAPAGEMPVVLGPGWPGILLHEAIGHGLEGDFNRKKTSAFAGLLGQRIASPGVTVVDDGTLPDRRGSLTIDDEGTPSQRTVLIEHGILVGFMQDRQNARLMGMKPTGNGRRQSFAHHPMPRMTNTYMLAGAHEPEEIVRSVKRGLYAVNFGGGQVDITSGKFVFTASEAYLIENGKVGPAVKGATLVGNGPDVLTHVKMIGNDMALDHGVGTCGKEGQGVPVGVGQPTLLIDRLTVGGTAA
- a CDS encoding NADPH-dependent FMN reductase, with amino-acid sequence MADDKPINVLGFCGSLRKGSYNKMALRTAIELAPPSIKIETYDIAPIPLYNEDVRAAGFPRPVEELRAKVKAADALLFVTPEYNYSMSGVLKNVIDWVSRPPDQPFNGKPCAMMGASVGMTGTARAQYHLRQTCVFLNLYPINKPEVMIPACHDKFDANGKLVDETARGLIKDLLTSLDAWTRRLRAG
- the coxB gene encoding cytochrome c oxidase subunit II, producing MTLKIRHAALGLLALCVAGLQAGSACAEEPRPWEIGLQPAASLTAERIDSFHTMLLWIITLITLFVLALLVYVIWRFRESRNPVPSKTAHHTFIEILWTVVPIMILVVIAIPSFKLLYYADKTADAQMTLKAIGHQWYWSYEYPDDKVTFDSILVEDADLKQGQPRLLTVDNPVVVPVNTNIRLLIASEDVMHAWTMPALGVNLNAVPGRLNETWMNIEREGTYYGQCFQLCGVNHGFMPIEIRAVSKDDYAKWLADKKKQAANSNAAADAQLAQTATIR
- a CDS encoding DUF302 domain-containing protein, producing the protein MTTRPFLHALLIVAVLTLAARVAGALPPGLVTKRSPYDVTQTLDRLEDLLKKNGFTIEARVDDRAIAKKGGETIGAAETLSISKADFDAGLLKSERTIALDLPLRIVAWEDASGRVSLAYPDLDRLVQRYNITNQPVAVEHLAQLLDQLTDEAVKP
- a CDS encoding glutamate--cysteine ligase, with translation MSGPPISSGAPIENKAQLVEYLAAGCKSMSDWRIGTEHEKFTFHRKTLKPLSYEERGGVRDILMGFEERFGWKPVVEGGNIVALSKDQCAITLEPGGQLELSGAPVRTLHETCAEVHHHLHEAKEIGEALGFELIGLGFHPTAKRADIPWMPKGRYKIMREYMPKKGKLGLDMMLRTCTVQVNLDFASEADMVEKFRVSLALQPLAVALFANSPFTEGRPNGFLSYRSHVWTDTDPDRCGMLPFVFEPGMGFERYTDYLLDVPMYFVYRDGKYIDASGQSFRDFLAGKLPALPGERPRIGDWSDHMTTAFPEVRLKRYLEMRGADGGPWRVLCALPALWVGLLYDRVAQDAAWQLVKDWTIAEHDELRREVPKRALKTPFRGRTLREVALDVLEIAAGGLKRRAAAGGFASDECAFLDVLWQIARSGRTLADTLLDAYANRWGENLQQVFRECHY